The Oncorhynchus gorbuscha isolate QuinsamMale2020 ecotype Even-year linkage group LG08, OgorEven_v1.0, whole genome shotgun sequence DNA window tatagtggagatcaagtttacaaagtcaaggtattggagtggccatcacaaagccctgacctcaatcctacagaaaatatGTGTGCAGAACTAAAaacgtgtgtgcgagcaaggaggcctaaaaatctgactcagttactccagctctgtcaggaggaatgggccaaaattcaccaaacttattgtgggaagcttgtggaaggctacctgaaacatttgacccaagttaaactattaataatagttaattgtttaattaaaaattaaacaattaaaaattgagtgtatgtaagcttctgacatactgggaatgtgatgaaagaaatacaagctgaaataaatcattctctctactattattctgacatttcacattcttaaaataaagtggtgatcctaacagacctaagacagggaattttactaggattaagagtcaggaattatgaaaaactgagtttaaatgtatttggctaaggtttatgtaaacttccgacttcaactttataaattgcctggcttgGCTGATGAGACaatggattgcgcagtcagatggaacagagtaggCATTTTAACGTAATAGATGTATCTGTGGTACACCGGCTGGTTTTAACCAACCAGGATTCAGTTTtggacccacccattgtataaatCACTATCATGCACCTTATGTTTGAATGGTAGGATTAAATGGCTATACttcattcttacatgttctacgtttgagctgcttttgaaagcaaaagtcgaATTGAAAACATTTTTGGCATTGTTGAATTCAATTTTCATACTAGCAAGATGGGACTGATGGTTTGGATagcaccataatttgcaaataaattcattaacaaacctacaatgtgattttctggattttttttccttctcattttgtctgttatagttgaagtgtacctataatgaaaattacaggcctctctaatctttttaagtcggagaacttgcacaattggtggctgacaaaatactttttcaCCCCACTGTGTCtctctggcatattacataatttatgaagCGGtataagacatttttggactcatgaTGTTGTGATGTGCTTGAACAGGAAAGTGCCGTGGCGGTCTTTCAAGGGCAAATATTGTCATTAATGAGAAAGATGCCGGATTTACAATTCCAAATTGAATGactgttcaaaacgtattttcccagtttaGGCTGTTTATTCCTGACTTCCCAGTCGCAGTGCTTGCAGTCatcgattccttccaaaccactcattgttgtgtaatgtttatgtccaatggccgatgagcaccgatacgttagATCTCTTCAtcatttatcttcatatgacaaggatttaaCAGGATTTGCTAGtagacttgattcatgatgatgaatgctagctaagattgtgaaagtaagatgttgacatgatcggtccaatcaaagctactgtacatatgacgtgatttgacgtcatttctgtggccaatgaccttgagccttcttggaagggcacTTGTAATATAACTATGGCAGAACCCAAAGGGCTGAAATGTTGGATGTCTACCCTTACTAAGGACTTAAGTTTGGCGATTGTGTAAGGTCccaatgagtgacagaacactgagccaatcacggtgcaatgCTCCTGTTTTCTGCTGGCCCGCCCCACCACCACTAAAAGCACTGAGcttggctgaaacacctgcattttggagctgattactcaagaaaacaaaaaggaGACCATGTTTGtctgcagctttattaactcaattatatatatatatatactgtatatttttgcactgtttgcaaactgatatgtgatacgtattaatgccaaaataacatatAAAACAggcatatatatttatttatgcagtttttctcttgttaggTAGACTTTGTCATTAGGCAAAGGATCATCTCCACAAATCATAAAGGGTATTACAACAGTGTCTAGGGGCGACTTCATACTGGagaaatcagcactcctactctgatatGCTTGCTTGATACATACGGACCCAGATTCTCCGTTCAACTCGTAGCATGGCAGGGGGTTGGAATACATTTAGAGATTGTTCGAGGTGGCCTTGTGTGAATCACATCATCTCTGAAGTTGTCGCTGGTTGATAAGGGTACAATGcttccccccccacacacacacacacatacaatgcaAAACCCATGTGCTTCTTATCTCCGGAGCAATCAATGAGAGACGAGCCCCTGCTGTCAATCAGGTTATTTCAACAGGAAATTATATTGAAGATTACACAGCCACAGAGACGACTCGCTCCAAACAAGTGATATGCAAATCAAATaaattcaaattgtatttgtcccaTGCGCCGAAtacgtacaagcccttaaccaacaatgcagttcaagaaatagagttaagaaaatgtttactaaataaactaaagtaaaaaatggaataaaaagtaacacaataaaataacaaaaactAGTCtatctatacagggggtaccggtaccgagtcaatgtacaggggtataggttagtcgaggtaaataacaacaactaggctgtctatacagggggtaccggtaccgagtcaatgtacaggggtataggttagtcgaggtaaataacaacaactaggctgtctatacagggggtaccggtaccgagtcaatgtacaggggtataggttagtcgaggtaaataacaacaactaggctatctatacagggggtaccggtaccgagtcaatgtgcaggggtataggttagtcgaggtaaataACAACAACTAGGCTATCTAAATAGGGGGTACcggaccgagtcaatgtgcaggggtataggttagtcgaggtaaataacaacaactaggctatctatacagggggtaccggtacctagtcaatgtgcaggggtataggttagtcgaggtaaataacaacaactaggctatctatacagggggtaccggtaccgagtcaatgtaaaGGGGtataggttagtcgaggtaaataacaacaactaggctatctatacagggggtaccggtaccgagtcaatgtgcaggggtataggttagtcgaggtaaataACAACAACTAGGCTAtctatatagggggtaccggtaccgagtcaatgtgcaggggtataggttagtcgaggtaaataACAACAACTAGGCTATCTATATaggaggtaccggtactgagtcaatgtgcaggggtataggttagtcgaggtaaataacaacaacaaggctatctatacaggggataccggtaccaagtcaatgtgcaggggtataggttagtcgaggtaaataacaacaactaggctatctatacagggggtaccggtactgagtcaatgtgcaggggtataggttagtcgaggtaaataacaacaacaaggctatctatacagggggtaccggtaccaagtcaatgtgcaggggtataggTTAGTCGATGTAAATAACAACAACTAGGCTAtctatatagggggtaccggtaccgagtcaatgtgcaggggtataggttagtcgaggtaaataACAACAACTAGGCTAtctatatagggggtaccggtactgagtcaatgtacaggggtataggttagtcgaggtaaataacaacaactaggctatctatacagggggtaccggtactgagtcaatgtacaggggtataGGTTAGTCGAGGCCATTTGTAAATGTAGgttggggtaaagtgactatgcatagataataaacagcgagtagcgggcagtgtaaaaacaaatgtaaatagtccgggtggccatttgattaattgttcagcagtctcatggcttgggggtagttgctgttaaggagccttttggacctagacttgatgctccagtaccacttgccgtgcagtagcagagagaacagtctacgacttGAGTGACTGGAGGCTTTGACAATTtttcgggccttcctctgacaccgcctggtataaaggtcctggatggcaggaagcttggcaccaattttttcagtctcctgagaataggttttgtcgtgccctcttcacgactgtcttggtgtgcttgaaccatgttagtttgttggtgatgtgcacaccaaggaacttgaaatgtGAAATGTACTTTGTAAGTGCAGGTTCTTGTTCCATCCAGAATCAGCACTGGAACTAAAGCCTGCACACACAGTGGCCCTCAAGGACCAGAGTCGGCCCTTCAGGATATCCCAGCCTCATTTCCATATCTGGTGTCTGAATGCACACATATGCTATCTGATTACCCCTATATTAGATTAGCACACTGATAAGGGACAGTTTCAAATGTACTGGGATGGGGTAGGGGGGGGGGTATGGGTGGGCTGTCAAACTTTTGTTTTTGCTTTGAGGAGGGATATGTTGTTTTTAATGGTCACAGGGGAAAGCAGTTAGTTTTttccctggtttacattcccctTTTTGCAGATTTTACTTTATAATttattcaatatatccacattttctCATCTGCTTGCATGTGCCTCCCCTATCTAGGTGTTTTGGTACTTCCCTTATGCACTATGCTTTTCTGTGCTTGctataccacaggtcaatatagtctacaaGTCTATCCTGACCTCCGTCCATAGTGACAATCGTGGTTTGTGCAGATCTTCAATAGCTTAACTAGCAACCATACCACACACAAAATCATTCAAATCTGCACCAATTTCAATGTAAATCCATAGAAGAATAAGTGATGGGCAGCAGAGAGGCCAGATGTGTCATTGCACGTGTCACTGATTCCAATAGTTTGTGTTAACTAGAAATTATAccacacatttaaaaaaacattaagaATGTTTTAATAATAATGATCTCGGAGAGGTGATGCAAAATGATCCAAAAGTAATGTCCCAACAAAAGGTTACCCCTCCTGAATAACGCAAAAGTTCAATGTAAACGTCAGTTCATGAGAAAAGAGAGTGCAGGAGACAGTCAACGAGCTAATAAGACGAGCAGCAGACAGCTTTGTGGCAGCGGCCGCGGCATAATCAAACAGAGATGGACAGCGAATGGTGCTGAAAGTCATTTGAGTAGACTAACAACAAGAGGGCTCCGTTGAagcctatttcttcctatttaaGAAATGAGAGGCAGGCCTACCAGCTTGACAAACACAATTATGCTATCCACAGATTCAGTCGGTAGCCAAATCCACCAATAGGCCTACTGTCACCATGCACTCCTTAAATATATCTGTGTATGTGAAAGGTTTGGTTAAAACCAGGTCTTTGAATTAAGGTGGTAGGCTATGTGAGGGTTAGCGACATCTATATGACTGGTGAGGGAATGCCATGCCCTTTGTTAAAGAAAGCTGGGCAAAAAGGATAGCCTACCTATTGTTAGCTTTATATTTAGAAAATAAATCAGTTAAAAGGACCGTAGTTACATAGAGCGTTCTATAATGATGCTGGGCTATGTGATGCCTTGTGCTAGAAACATGCTGCAACATCCACCGTTGTTTATATTGCTTATGTTTATAAGAAGTGAGGTCGGCCGTTGCAATACTTTTCGTTGAACTTTACTCAGAAGGATCCTGGCATTACCCAGTGCACATGGCATATCACTCCCACCGCCTGGCTACTGTAAAACATGGAACTGGAATCCCACAGTACGAATACACGGACTGGACTATGGCATGATGTTCACGGCATCACACATGCCTTATGCTAGAAACAATACCCGTGAAAGCTGCGACTCCGAAGCATGTGGTGATATAGCTGCTTCCTCTCCATGCCATTTTGAGGCTGAGCCACGCGCTTCTATATTCCAGGAGACAAAAAAATGACTGTTATTATGTGTGTATCAGCTATTCACTTTCTGAAAAGAGAATATGTCTAAACCCAGGCAGCTTTTAGGGAAGCACTTGTTATCTTCTGTTGTTGGGTTCGGCATAATTAAGCAATGGACAAGTAGCCAGCAGTTGAAGCTTCCATTGTTCTGTGTTGGGTCGGTTCTCTGGGTGGAAAGGTAACTTTTGAAAGTGTTGACACTGGAGAAATATGGTCAGAATGCATATTTCTGTGTCCATTCTTCCCTGAAACTCCTATTTTCATTATCCACCTTTGTGTTAAGGCTTTGAGAGCTACATTTTCTCTTGATTGTAAGCTGATTTTCTGCAATCAATGCACAGAGGAATTGACATCAAAAAAACGAATTTAATAGAACCATTGTTCATTTTATCAGTGTAATCAGATCGAAATGATGATGTTATTGTCATTGATTATATACTAACCAGGTGTGTTAAAATCTTGTTCAATTTGCAGTGAGGGCCTGTATGGATTGGGCTGCTATCATGCTAATTATGTTTTGGTCCGCCAACTATTAGCTCAGAAAAGAATTGGCCCTAGGCCAAACCTAGTTGCTGACCCGGGACCCAGAACCTACCTAATGCTTCAATATAGCCTTAACATTTGCCACTTCACTTTTCAAATGTATTACCTTTGATGTGTGGCAGAAGTACAATCAGCCTGATTAGATAGGCTACTTCACAAGTCTCCTGTGTATACTACCTGCACACTTTCATCCACTCCACTCTAACATAACTCCAGCATTCAAACTGCccgtggccatttgatgaatggaaagggacatctgttacaaaacaccagAATGTTTAATGAAGTTTCGGAGATTGTAAAGCCAAGCCATTGATACTGAGTAGGGAGGGATGTATTATtgtctgtttttgtttgttattgACATACTCTATTTGATTGTGGTGTTGAAAACGCAAACCATGATTAAGCACTAGAGGTGTGAAGCATATGCTGCTTTCCGTTGCTCATTGATCATGGGTGGTGAATGGGCACAGAAAATGGGTGGTTGCAAAATTCGTTGCATATACAGTATtttatatgatgatgatgatgatcggATTTCCCCctagctgatcattgtctgcagCCCGCTCTGATCATGGTGTAATGAGATAAGAACAGAGCTGGTGGTCGGCGAACCATTAAACCTTCTATTCAGTAGCCCTACATGGCATCTACTGTGCTACAAAACCATGCTGAAGTGGTAGATATTCACGTTTATAAATACCGGGTTGCTACAATTATAGTTATTTGTGGTGGTAATATTTTTTTTGCGGATTTTCGAGTAAATGTCGAACTGTCCCTAAGCTTTGGTCTGTTGATAATGTCATGCTATGGGTCTGTCGTTGATTTATTATTACCTCTTCAAACAGTTCCAGACTGTATGTGTTGTCATCATCCGCGAAGAATACTATCCCCACGTCCTTGATGGAGCGATGTGACCGCAGCCACGAGAGAGCCGTGTTCCTCTGCTCAGTAGCACGGGGCATCCCGGTACGTTTGAACCGGCGGGGCGTAAAGATGTTCAGGTGTGTGTACTGCATCCCCGAGCGGGCAAGAAAGCGCACCACCAGCTCCGTGCGCACAGTCGAGTCCTCCACTACTATCCAGTGGAAGCGAGGAACCTGACGGAAGGTGTTAGCGAGCCGGGTAAGTTCAGCTTTCTGGACTGGCCGGTTGTAGGTCGGGGTGATGGCGTAGATTGCCGGGAGAGCGGAGCGGTTGGCCCGGGGTGGGCTGGTTCTGTCTTGCCTATGTGCGCCCCCTCCGCGGCCCAGGGCTGGACTTCGGACGGACGTCCTTGTGTCAATATGGATCatgatgatgacgatgaggaCCCAGGGCAGGAGGATGAAGAAGCGGCTGTAGAAGAGCGATTTCATCTTGCCGAAGTTAGGGGATAAACATCTGAGCTGTGCACTCACTTTACCTCACTTCATCACACCCAAGCATTATACGAACGTTCGGCGACAATTTGCACTCTCCAAAATAATTTTAATGACCACATACGACCATTATTTTGACATGAGGACTTTGTTTCTTATTATCTCCAATAAACTGTCATAAATCTCCAAATTCATCCCCTTTAGAGTTATGTAAACATAGTCACGTCCGCGTCCGGTCGGGACCGTTTGATGAGTCTCCTCCCGGATAAAAGTGGAGATGATCATATCCCTCGAACAACAGAGCGACGAAACGAACCCCTTAAAAACAACAGGTAATCCCTCTTAACATGCCTTCAGCCCACAGCCTTTCCGATGAACCACAAATAGCTTTTGAAACAGACCAAAAAGCAGACCTATCCACTGGCCGGTTGAGTCGTTGTCTAGCGGGCAGTGGTGAGAAGCAGGTGCAGGAGCTTCAGTGCAGAGAGATGATAAACTGCGATGTGGAGAGAAAGGGGACGGGGAAGACTGGAATGGAcgaagagagaaagatagtggaggaaaaggggaggaaaaagagggataCTTTGTCATACTGCTAGAGGAACACGTCAGTGTCCGCTGAGGATGGATATGAACTCACcctaacgagagagagagagagagagagagagagagagagagagagagagagagagagagagagagagagagagagagagagagagagagagagagagagagagagagagagagagagagagagagagagagagagagagagagagagagagagagagagagagagagagagagagagagagagagagagatgaagagacgtTTGCTTTTGTTCTAAATTATTGTCGGGACTTTGAATTTGAATTGCAGGTTGTCCTCACCAGACCAATTGAGCAAACACTACAATTAAGAGTTAGAGAAATATATATGGTAGCTAGGTAAACCAGTAGCCTATAGCAGGAAACGTATAGGCCTATAGACTCTGTCTCAGATTGTGGATTAGTTGCAGGCAAATAGGCTTCAAGTTTGAAGACATACCTGTTCATCATTACATGGTTTTGGGCATCACAGAGATTAGCCTAGGTTACACATTCTCTGACAGTGATGTTGATTTTCTGGAGTTTTTATACCATATCAGGTAGCCTATTTGTTTAAATGCAATGAATTGCTTGTGCTTAGAAAATATTGAACACGGTGTTGCTTTGTTCTCCCATAAGGAACTATCGTATGGCTCCTTATCTCGTGTAACAGTCTATATTGATCTGTAGCTTATGGTCTTCCAGACTCTGGGATTTCATCAATACAGCTGAAAAACAGAGTCTCATTTGCATTTCATTATTGTCAATTGGCCAAACCGATTAAATCTATGCCGGTATATAAATATGGAGTGCATTCTTCAATGTCAGCATAAAGTGACATCTCCACTTTGAGTTATGACTAGTCTATTACTTACACCTTGCCGATAGGCTCTGTGGCATCAGCATGTACCAGTCAATCAACTGCCAGACTGTCTTTTCAGTGCCCCAGTTCCATCAGAGAATCCATTCCTACTGGGTATTGACATGTGACAGCGCTCTTTGCTACTGGGAATTACATGATGAAGGATCAAATGAGAAATAAATGGCTCACTATCAGTTTTGGTGGTGGAAATCAGCGCTGGGTTCTGTTGTGTTGTTTGGGCCCTAGGGATTGGCTATTATCTGACATCATGTCACATGCCACAGGAGCCGGTCTGAGTAAAAGAGACAAGGGAGTGAGACACAGAGTGATGTGGTTGCTAGAGGCAACAATACGGTGTATAGCCTACCTCTTCTGTCTAGTGAGGCCTcaataatagtgtgtgtgtgtgtgtgtgtgtgtgtgtgtgtgtgtgtgtgtgtgtgtgtgtgtgtgtgtgtgtgtgtgtgtgtgtgtgtgtgtgtgtgtgtgtgtgtgtgtgtgtgtgtgtgtgtgtgtgtgtgtgtgtgtgtgtgtgtgtgtgtgagagagagagagagagagagagagagagagagagacagtgaagaacaATCActgttgtaaatacaacctatatttatgtttatttcttTTCCCTTTTGTTCTATAACCATTTGCGCATCattgcaacactgtatatagacattataTGACATTCTTTGGAACTTTTGTgggtgtaatatttactgttaatttattgtttatttcacttttacttatgatctatttcacttgcttaggcaatgtaaatatatgtttccaatgccaataaagccacttaaattgaaattgagagagaggtagagagagagagatatagagtgtgtgagtgtgtatgtgtgtgtgtgtgtgtgtgtgtgtgtgtgtgtgtgtgtgtgtgtgtgtgtgtgtgtgtgtgtgtgtgtgtgtgtgtgtgtgtgtgtgtgtgtgtgtgtgtgtgtgtgtgtgtgtgtgtgacagagagggcGACATAACCCTGGGACTAGTCTACTCGTAATGCAGCAGAGAGAGTGACATAACCCTGGGGCTAGTCTACTCGTAATGCAGCAGAGAGAGTGACATAACCCTGGGGCTAGTCTACTCGTAATGCAGCAGAGAGAGTGACATAACCCTGGGGCTAGTCTACTCGTAATGCAGCAGAGAGAGTGACATAACCCTGGGACTAGTCTACTCATAATGCAGCAGAGAGACTGACATAACCCTGGGGCTAGTCTACTCGTAATGCAGCAGAGAGAGTGACATAACCCTGGGACTAGTCTACTCGTAATGCAGCAGAGAGAGTGACATAACCCTGGGACTAGTCTACTCATAATGCAGCAGAGAGACTGACATAACCCTGGGGCTAGTCTACTCGTAATGCAGCAGAGAGAGTGACATAAACCTGGGACTAGTCTACTCGTAATGAAGCAGAGAGAGTGACATAACCCTGGGGCTAGTCTACTCGTAATGCAGCAGAGAGAGTGACATAACCCTGGGACTAGTCTACTCGTAATGCAGCAGAGAGAGTGACATAACCCTGGGACTAGTCTACTCATAATGCAGCAGAGAGAGTGACATAACCCTGGGACTAGTCTACTCATAATGCAGCAGAGAGACTGACATAACCCTGGGGCTAGTCTACTCGTAATGCAGCAGAGAGAGTGACATAACCCTGGGACTAGTCTACTCGTAATGCAGCAGAGATAGTGACATAACCCTGGGGCTAGTCTACTCGTAATGCAGCAGAGAGAGTGACATAACCCTGGGGCTAGTCTACTCGTAATGCAGCAGAGAGAGTGACATAACCTTGGGGCTAGTCTACTCGTAATGCAGCAGAGGGAGTGACATAAC harbors:
- the LOC124041266 gene encoding galactosylgalactosylxylosylprotein 3-beta-glucuronosyltransferase 2-like, whose translation is MKSLFYSRFFILLPWVLIVIIMIHIDTRTSVRSPALGRGGGAHRQDRTSPPRANRSALPAIYAITPTYNRPVQKAELTRLANTFRQVPRFHWIVVEDSTVRTELVVRFLARSGMQYTHLNIFTPRRFKRTGMPRATEQRNTALSWLRSHRSIKDVGIVFFADDDNTYSLELFEEMRSTRGVSVWPVGLVSGRRYERPIVDKGKVVGWYTGWRPDRPFAIDMAGFAVNLHVVLGNPRALFKRRGSQPGMQESDFLKQITKVAELEPKANNCTRVLVWHTRTEKVNLGNEPRHRQDSVVIEV